From one Rosa rugosa chromosome 4, drRosRugo1.1, whole genome shotgun sequence genomic stretch:
- the LOC133745516 gene encoding lysine-specific demethylase JMJ21-like, with amino-acid sequence MYIFCNEEPLWLSLCLNTLNGPLQYKGSWKKTVLHFENVSYERDEACRKPLSFDGFDSLFLYRRLYRCHTTLDGFSFDNGNVERKDKITLEEFSCDYDGKKPVLLTGLADAWPARRTRTLDHLLQNYGDTAFKISQRSSRKISMTFKDYVSYMKVQHDEDPLYIFDHKFGEVEPGLLKDYSVPYLFQEDFFDVLDKDKRPPFRWLIIGPQRSGASWHVDPALTSAWNTLLCGRKRWALYPPGRVPIGVTVHVNEEDGDVNIETPTSLQWWLDFYPLLADEDKPIECTQMPGETIFVPSGWWHCVLNLEPSIAVTQNFVNSKNFEFVCWDMAPGYRHKGVCRAGLLADDEGGIEDSTNHILYDKDDYNSSDMTRKVKRVRTLKPGEYSSSERTSNGAQGFSYDVNFLAMYLDEERDHYNSPWSSGNCIGQREMREWLFKLWVGKPGMRDLIWKGACLALNASKWSESMAEICAFHKLPSPTDDERLPVGTGSNPVYLMSNWVIKIFVEEGLETSLYGLGAELEFYSLLGKVNSPLKNHVPDVLASGIIYLENGTYKIVPWDGIRVPDVIAKCNFIPEKVKGDVSPFGVWRKKQFEYRKAGVSTNKSISSAEYTRIWPYLITKRCKGKIYAELRDTVSREDELNLASFLGEQLRNLHLLPHPPLNISTFSDIEQGSDFPFTNGSMEAVPHKSNIPAEWDIFIRTLFKKKKDVSSRLIKWGDPIPSTLIEKVDKYIPDDFAKFLYMFKDENGVSKVGKSCSWIHSDIMDDNIHMELCGFNSCFIGNAKDTCLVNNGSLNVDGDRAERKTWCPSHILDFSNLSIGDPIYDLIPLYLDIFRGDCYLLKQFLDSYKLPLVRQASPHEYMEGGDKFGRLSYHAMCYCILHEENVLGAIFSIWDELKMAKSWEEVEQVVWGELNNYKGFPGSSTSLSLLEPKTPSTL; translated from the exons ATGTATATATTTTGCAATGAAGAGCCACTCTGGTTGAGTTTATGCCTCAACACACTGAATGGTCCGCTCCAGTACAAAGGATCGTGGAAGAAGACTGTGCTGCATTT CGAGAATGTGTCGTATGAACGCGATGAGGCTTGCAGAAAACCATTGAGTTTTGATG GATTCGACTCTTTGTTCTTGTACAGAAGATTATACAGGTGTCATACCACATTGGATGGTTTTTCTTTTGACAATGGGAATGTGGAAAGAAAGGACAAGATCACATTGGAAGAGTTTTCTTGTGATTATGATGGGAAGAAACCG GTTTTGCTCACTGGATTAGCTGATGCATGGCCTGCAAGGCGTACAAGGACACTTGACCACTTATTGCAGAATTATGGAGATACAGCTTTCAAGATTTCTCAAAGGAGCTCACGTAAAATCTCAATGACATTCAAAGATTATGTTTCATATATGAAGGTTCAGCATGATGAGGATCCGCTTTATATCTTTGATCACAAG TTTGGAGAGGTTGAACCTGGCTTGTTGAAAGATTACAGTGTACCTTATCTATTTCAAGAGGACTTTTTTGATGTTTTGGACAAAGATAAGCGACCTCCATTTAGATGGCTCATTATTGGTCCCCAGAGGTCTGGTGCTTCTTGGCATGTTGATCCAGCTCTGACCAGTGCCTGGAATACACTTCTATGTGGTCGTAAAAG GTGGGCCTTGTATCCTCCAGGAAGAGTACCTATAGGTGTCACAGTACATGTAAACGAAGAAGACGGTGATGTCAATATTGAAACTCCAACTTCGTTGCAG TGGTGGCTAGATTTTTATCCACTTCTTGCTGATGAAGACAAGCCCATAGAGTGCACCCAAATGCCGGGGGAGACGATTTTCGTTCCTAGTGGATGGTGGCACTGTGTCCTAAATCTTGAACCATCTATTGCTGTTACCCAGAACTTTGTAAATTCTAAGAACTTTGAATTTGTGTGCTGGGATATGGCACCTGGTTATCGTCATAAGGGAGTTTGCCGTGCTGGATTACTTGCAGATGATGAAGGCGGTATTGAGGATTCCACAAATCATATTCTCTATGATAAAGATGATTATAATTCCTCAGATATGACTAGGAAAGTAAAAAGAGTCAGAACTCTCAAACCTGGAGAATATTCTAGTAGTGAAAGAACTAGTAATGGTGCTCAGGGTTTTTCTTATGATGTAAATTTCTTAGCCATGTATCTGGATGAAGAGAGAGATCATTACAACTCTCCTTGGAGCTCAGGCAATTGCATAGGGCAACGAGAAATGAGAGAATGGTTATTCAAGCTTTGGGTTGGAAAACCAGGAATGAGAGACTTGATCTGGAAG GGAGCATGTCTTGCACTAAATGCTAGCAAATGGTCAGAATCCATGGCAGAAATTTGTGCCTTCCACAAATTGCCTTCTCCAACAGATGATGAGAGGCTTCCAGTTGGCACGGGTAGCAATCCT GTTTATCTCATGAGCAACTGGGTAATCAAAATTTTTGTTGAGGAAGGACTGGAAACGTCACTTTATGGATTAGGTGCTGAG CTTGAGTTCTACAGTCTCCTAGGCAAAGTCAACTCCCCTCTGAAAAATCACGTACCTGACGTTTTGGCAAGTGGGATCATTTATCTTGAAAATGGAACGTATAAAATTGTACCTTGGGATGGCATCAGAGTTCCCGATGTGATTGCTAAGTGCAATTTTATTCCGGAGAAGGTCAAAGGAGATGTTTCTCCTTTTGGTGTATGGAGGAAGAAACAATTTGAATACAGAAAAGCTGGGGTCTCAACAAACAAATCCATCAGTTCAGCTGAATATACAAGGATATGGCCATATCTCATAACAAAACGATGCAAAGGAAAAATATATGCAGAGTT AAGAGATACTGTGTCACGGGAAGATGAACTGAACTTAGCTTCCTTCCTGGGAGAGCAGCTCCGTAACCTCCATCTCTTGCCCCATCCACCTCTTAATATCTCAACTTTCTCAGATATTGAACAGGGATCAGATTTTCCATTCACCAACGGTAGTATGGAAGCTGTTCCCCATAAATCAAACATTCCTGCTGAATGGGATATATTCATTAGAACTCtattcaagaagaagaaggatgtCTCAAGTCGCTTGATTAAATG GGGAGATCCAATTCCTAGCACACTCATAGAGAAAGTTGACAAGTACATCCCAGATGATTTTGCCAAGTTTCTGTACATGTTCAAG GATGAAAATGGTGTGAGCAAAGTTGGTAAAAGTTGTTCGTGGATACACTCTGATATCATGGATGACAACATTCACATGGAACTATGTGGTTTTAATTCTTGCTTCATTGGCAACGCCAAAGACACTTGCCTGGTAAATAATGGTTCCTTGAATGTTGATGGTGACCGTGCAGAGAGGAAAACATGGTGCCCTAGCCACATTCTTGATTTCAGTAATCTTTCTATAG GTGATCCCATCTATGATTTGATACCCTTATACTTGGATATATTCAGAGGTGATTGCTACCTCCTTAAGCAATTTCTAGATAGTTATAAACTTCCTTTAGTAAGACAAGCATCACCTCATGAGTACATGGAGGGTGGCGACAAGTTTGGACGACTTTCCTACCATGCCAT GTGCTACTGTATTCTACATGAAGAGAATGTCCTGGGAGCAATTTTTAGTATCTGGGACGAACTCAAGATGGCAAAATCCTGGGAAGAAGTTGAACAGGTTGTATGGGGCGAGCTAAATAACTACAAAGGCTTTCCTGGATCATCCACATCTCTCTCTTTGTTGGAGCCGAAAACTCCCTCAACATTGTAA
- the LOC133744217 gene encoding uncharacterized protein LOC133744217, whose product MASTYDVNGIPTVTLNTIQLLTGYKYKKWRNQVDFYLAMNQNMDLCLTEDEPEKLTSDSSDEEKKFFKEWHKANKMAKNVIRTTMSDTVRGSIEELDLAMDYLYAIHDMYRESDKAEAARLAKEFNELKYTGTGKVREHIMKLIEINAQLRDLNMGVTDDHVVHAALHSLPNSFSQLRTSYNAQKEKWSLKELIAICVDEEDRMRKEKEPSTSVNLVEKPKKKY is encoded by the coding sequence GAATCCCTACTGTGACCTTGAACACCATTCAGCTACTAACTGGCTATAAGTACAAgaagtggagaaaccaagtagatttTTATCTAGCCATGAACCAGAACATGGACCTTTGCCTAACCGAGGATGAACCGGAGAAGCTTACTAGTGACAGTTcagatgaagagaagaaattttttaAGGAATGGCATAAGGCTAATAAGATGGCAAAGAATGTGATTAGGACTACTATGTCAGACACAGTTAGAGGTAGCATAGAAGAACTTGATTTAGCCATGGATTACCTGTATGCCATCCATGACATGTACAGAGAAAGTGATAAGGCTGAGGCTGCTAGATTGGCAAAGGAATTTAACGAGCTTAAGTACACTGGTACAGGGAAAGTGAGAGAGCATATCATGAAGCTAATTGAGATTAATGCTCAGCTTAGGGACCTAAACATGGGGGTCACTGATGATCATGTAGTGCATGCTGCACTGCATTCCTTGCCAAATAGTTTTAGCCAACTCAGGACTAGCTACAATGCTCAAAAGGAAAAATGGAGTCTTAAGGAGCTGATTGCCATATGTGTAGATGAGGAAGACAGgatgagaaaagagaaagagccAAGTACCTCAGTGAACCTTGTTGAAAAGCCTAAGAAGAAATACTAG